In the Balaenoptera musculus isolate JJ_BM4_2016_0621 chromosome 2, mBalMus1.pri.v3, whole genome shotgun sequence genome, ACTATATGCATATAAACAAGATCGGAATTACACCTTTGAATTTATCCATATGTCATCTAGTATTTAGCTTCTCTTTCCTCACCTTTATCGAAGTGTAACTGACaagttaaaattatatacatttaaggGGTACAACATGATGGTTTGATGTGTGTTTATTAACCTTCCATAGTGTGAGAACTTATGGGAACTTATAAAGAACGAAACCATGACATTTAGTCATAACAGAAACATTATACTATGCCTTCAAATCTAAACCAAAAACGTATATCCCAGAATTGGTTCTTTGGGggtattttttattaaagataaagactttcagtctgatctttcagcaattttcattttttcttcatgctttcattcttttttttagagaCCAAATCACTAACCCAGGTCCACCCTCCCTGCTGCCTGTGGGTCTTACAGGTTCTCATACTCCCCACTTCTTAGTGTCCAGTTTGCAGTAGTGATTAAGATGTAGTCCACACTAACGCATACTAACAGTTCATTTATTAAATGTTGTTAACAATCTGCCCTGCTTCCCTTGTGAGGCTGGGTCCAGACACCCTTAGGATTGCTTCTCTTTCTTAGCAATGGAAAGAACATTGGCCTTGCCATAAGGCAGATGACAGAATTCTAAAACTAGTTGTTTTCTTATATTGCAGGATTTTTAAGAGGATTAAGTGAGGAAGTACATGGAACATTTAGTCCAATCTGCCGTGCAGAGGTATGCAATGTTCCTGTCTTTTTCACCCTCCAGATTCAACGCCCTGATGCCTTTGAACCTGCTACTTGCACTAATTTATACAGTCTCATTTCACTCTATTGTACTTCAGGAGAAGGTACTGCCAGCACTCTCACTTAGAAAACTACTCCCTACCCACCTGGGCACCAGGAGGAAAGTGTCCAAAGGACTAAGACTGTGCAAGTTCAGTGGTTTTCAGATTCATGCTTTTGGAACCCTTTGTTCAAGTGAAATCTCCCTTGGAACCTTGATACAAACAAACTAGGTAAAAAGGtcattttattcacatttctttattttataagttcATATCTATAATTCTGTAACCTATTAAAATGATATTCAGAACTAGATGCTTTGAGACACACATCAGAAATCTGGGGTTAGAGGTAGCAGCTGCAAACTGACCAGTGCTTTGAGACACACATCAGAAATCTGGGGTTAGAGGCAGCAGCTGCAAACTGACCAGTGCTTTGAGACACACATCAGAAATCTGGGGTTAGAGGTAGCAGCTGCAAACTGACCAACTGCAGCATTTAATTCTGCCTCTTGTTTTGATGGCATAGAATCAATAAAATTCCGATTCACACAGAAAATAACCTCTTAACCCCTGCTCACGATCTTCATGATTAATGTAGGGCCGTACACACCCCAGAACTATCTATGACACATTATCACATCTGACAGCTACACTTGCACCTATTATCACACAAGCTGACATGTGAACGAGATCGGATCAGCATGTGCACCTGAGCCTTGCCTGTCCTCTCAGAGTATCACACGTGTGTAGTGATGAGACTTTCTGTACAACTgtgtgtgataaaaaaaaaaattcacagggtgaatttaaatatataaatacaaggGCAGAACTACATCCTTCTAGTCAATGACACATTTAGGAGACATTAAATGGGCacagaaatgacaaaggattatACTGAGAACTGCACAAAAATGAGTTACTTGGCAACACAAGATAGGGATCGGTTAATGTCTGTCACTGAGCATATAGACTGTTCTACCTTATGCTCTGCTCACTGCCAGGGAGCCCTTCCTGATTTCCCAAGATTCAGGTGAAATGCTCCTCTAATCCTGCCTGGAGgagggcctcctcctcctcctcagctgcCTCTTCATCCTTTATTAGTGTCAGTAACTGCAATAAGCCAGGGGCTGAGCCGTCCTCTGACAGAGCAAACTTCCTGCGCGGTGTGCTGTGGACTTTTCCAGCAATGACCTGCTCCAGGCGGGCCTGATGCACAACGTCTTGCTCAACTGCTCCTCTCTCTACCGGTTTCTGCAGTGAAGGCTCCAGCCTTAGTACATAAgcagacaattttttttcatcGTTCTGGTAAGTGGTCAGATATTTGACCTGCAACACCCTAGGATTATCGGTAACCCCAAATACCTGCTCCAGAGCATGCAGGCATTCAGGGACTGTAATTAAAGGCTTGTTTATTGAGGACACGAATGATATCAGATGCCGGGCCTCTAAGGCTCTCTAGCAATCGCCTTCTTTTTTCGGCATCTGACACCTGCCATGTCTTCATCATTTGAGTGGCATGAaacagccaggattcaaactcttcttcttctggctcTGGAGGATCACTGCCTGAGAATACTCTCAGCTTTTTGTATTTCAGGTGTTGCAGGGCAGGCTGAAGAGCCTCATCTAATGCCTGTGCCAACATAGGAGCCCGCACTTCTCGGATCACGTCCTGGTCTAGGTCAAAAAGGTCGTTTCCATACCCAAGAGCTCGATAAACTCACCCAATGTCACGCCCTCTCCCTCTAGGAATTCATGTAACCTGCTTAAAAATTCATTGTCTGGGTCAGGGGTCTTAAAGATCACTCTCCAGGCACCCCCGCTTCCGTATCTCTTTAGGGACCAGAGCATGACTCGTCTCCTCAGGAAGTCCTATTAAGGCTGCATTCCTGTTCTCTTCCCTCCGGAACATCCTCCCGAGCAGTCGGTACTCGCTCAAGGGAGCTAAACCAGATCGCAGAGCCTCCTCAATTTCTGCCCTTTACAGGTCTGGGGGATGCCGGCAATCAACAGCGCTTTCCGCGGGTTTACATCCATCCCCCTACCCCAGTCTTCTAAGAGCCTCAGAGTCATGATGCCcaaaacaacacatttaaatTCCAATTTGTCCCGGCCACTGATGCCACTGCAATTCACAGTATTCCTCCGCGGTAACCAAGTTAAGTCTCGTCAACTTCTGCAGTTCCGACGGGCAGTGAAGATGAAGTAGTCACGTTAGTTCAAGTTGTAAATGAATAACCCGAGCCCGGAGAAGCCCCGCGCACCCGCGCCGGCGGCCGGCCGCACTGCGGCAAGCAGCCACCTTACCCTCTCCCGGCTTCGGGCGCCCCGCAGCAGACAGCGGGGTCCCACTTCCCCTCGCAGTTATCTAGTAGTCATGTCTGGGTCCGTCGCCGGTGGCCGAGGCGCCAGGGCCTGCTTCCGACGCTTCCCGGGCGGCCAGGTCTGAGGGGTGGGAGAGCGGCTTCTCCTGCACTCGGATGGACACTCGAGAGGGATACCCGAACTGCGCAGAGGCGCGCCGGGGGATGGCTGACCGCCCGTTGCTGCGGTGCTCTCCGCGGCGAGGAACGACGGGGGCGATCAGAGCCGCGAGCGAAGCGACGGGGAGAGGCTTTGAGGAGCGCTGAAGCGCCCAGGCCCAGACTGCCACCCACCTGAAGGGTAGCGCCACAACCGGCGCCTCCGTAGCCTCCCCCGAGTCCCAGCAGAGCTGTTTCGGGCGCGCTTGGGGAGGCGGTGCCGCGGGGAGGCTCCCTGACGTCACGAGGGGGCGGGCCTTTCGGGGGCGGGGCAAGCGCGCTTCCGGCCCGAGCCGGAAGCCCCGACTGTGGCAGCATCCGGGACGGCGGGCGGGTGGGCCAACCGGGACAGGAGGTGAGATCCGGGACCTGCCCAGCTCTGCAGGCTCGGCCTGTGGCCGCTGGCGGGCCCTGGGCTCCCGGCGCTGCAAGGCGGAGAGGCCCGGGTCTGGCGCCGCCCGCGCAGCCCTGTCGCGGCGGCGGGCGCTGCAGCGCGACAGGGGGCGGGACCGGCTGCAggggaggccagggtggctggggaGCCTCCCGGCTGGGCCGAGTGACACAGGCTGGGGCTCCGGCAACGGCGACAGGGGCCGGGCCGCCGCGTGACCGGCTGCAGTCACGCTGTGCTTAATCACAATTAGCTTTTGCTCCTGGCTGGCCGTGCTCACCATTCTCCCAGCCGGTGACCCCGGGGATTTCTTTTATGGTGGCTTTCTCTGAAATGCCAAAGCCACCCGATTATTCAGAGCTGAGTGACTCTTTAACGCTTGCCGTGGGAACAGGAAGATTTTCGGGACCACTGTAAGTGTTTAAGAGTTGCTGTCTTAACTTGGGGGCTCCGACATTGGTTTGACTTGTAGAACCAAGTTTTCATGTCTGAAGCAATACTGTTAATTCAGAAAGTATTTGAAGTATAGAAGTGAAATGTTCCCTAGGAAACTAGTTTAATTACAATTTAAGGGAACGTGTGCTGGACCTATTTAAGCCAGATTTAGTGATTTATTTATCTGTGGGATTCAGTAAAAAGCACACTTCATACTGAAACTTTACTTCCGCATAACTATTACATAAAACAACCTGTAAGATGTTTATATTTCTTAACAGATGTAAATTTAACTTAGTTATTTTAAACCTCAAATGTGTTAGGGAGTATTTTAGAGCTCATTGGACAAAAAGTACGTACATTTGGGATAGTTGACATGACAGCATTACTAGACCCTCACTGtgttcttattgttgttttaactcAAAGGCACAGAGCATGGAGAATGATGAACTTCCGTCAGCGTATGGGATGGATTGGAGTGGGATTGTATCTGTTAGCAAGTGCAGCAGCATTTTACTATGTTTTTGAAATCAACGAGACTTACAATAGGCTGGCCTTGGAACACATTCAACAGCACGCAGAGGAGCCCCTTGAAGGAACCACATGGACACACTCCTTGAAAGCTCGGTTACTCTCCCTGCCTTTTTGGTTTTGGACAGTTATTTTTCTGATACCTTACTTGCAGatgtttttgttcctttattcttGTACGAGAGCTGACCCCAAAACGGTGGGCTACTGTATTATTCCCATATGCTTGGCAGTTATATGCAATCGCCACCAGGCATTTGTCAAGGCTTCTAATCAGATCAGCAGACTACAACtgattgacacataaaatcagtCACCATTTTTTCCTTACAAGTACAAAACTGCCAGTACCGTATGAAGCCTGATCACAAGACTGCAGTTTCTTCACAGATCTCAGGAAGCTGTGGTGGGGCAGAGGCTTTTTAAAGAATGGGACTAGGGGACTATCTTTATCTGAATATTGAATTTTTAGGTAAAGCCTGTGATACAGTACTACAAAATCATGTTGATGACTTCAGATTTTGGAAGTAAAATTTTATCTGTTATTTGCATTCTTTAGAAACTTGAATAAGTACCTggattcatatttttattctactGTGCAACATAGTGATGATTCAGAaatttttcctttggggaaaaaatgaacatttccatTGCGTTTAATGTAAAAAGGTCCAAACATggtcataaaatttaaattttatacaattacttggcttgctttaaaattcttcagaCTAAAACACCAGTTCTTCCTGTTGTAGCTAAGCCAACTATTTATGCTTGTTTGCTATCAGCTTGTGAGAAATTGGTATAAAATTATTGAGGTGATGGCTGTGTTGAGAAGCAAAATGTGTTCTTCGTTTGGTAATGCTACTGGCATTATTAATTAGCTAGAATTATtcatgcaacttttttttttttaaactacttggGAAGAGACTAAGTGTTTGAAAGTTGAGAAATCTAACAAACACATAGAAGATGGAAACAAGGTGTTCAATGAAAATACTTAAGCCAGTCCCTGTCAGATGTGTGACATCTAAAAGATGCTCTCAAGTCATCgtcctgattttcttttctgcctaagGTCCAGTCTTCAGACGTTAGATTAATTGCATGAAGATGTGATCCCTGTACTGCCTCCTTTGCATCTGTACTTACTACCTCATGTCTGGTAACAATACAAGTAACTAAAACATGGAAAATTAGATattaggattatttttctttttttctgggtgagatcaagatatatttttatacagtgaTGTCATCAATACCAGGGAAATGTTTACACTGACCGATTTGAATAAGAATCGTAACATTTTTTGGTGCTTACTCCGTTGGGCCCTGTCCTAAGAGCTttacatgaattaactcatttagtcctcccaacaaccctatgaggtaacaGTTATTATTATCcagattttacagataaggaccgTGAGgtggagaagttaagtaacttgccaaaggttACACAGCCAAGAAGCAGAGCCAGAGTTCTAACCTGGCATCTGATGCCTTTATTCCTAATCACTGAGCTGTGACAAATGTTTCAGCACTGGGTACTGTCTGCCTAACCATGCTAAAGATTGGAAAAGAACTGAGAAAGGTTTTTCTCAATTTGTGTGAGCTACTGAAAATCTAAAAGTTTTCAAGCAACCTCAACCTTTACCTTATATCAGGTTTGACCAGAATGGAAGGCTGAGCATTCCATAGCAAGCTTTTACTTGAAAGATAAAGCAGGTACTCTTGTAACTCAAAAGCAGTACCATCagattcttctcttcttctccaaTTAATCTCATTTCTCTCCTTTACTACTTCCAAAGGTCTAGTTActgaaatgatatattttttgctACAATACATTGAATCTTCAAATTAAGCAGCAGTTTGAAATATATGTTTCTGCAAGGGTCAGATAACCAAATCACTTGTATCTCTTGAATACTTACTAAAAGCATGCATGCTGCAGGCAGCTTCCTGAGTGATACACATTCATGCTGCACAAGAGTCCTATGAGGCAGGTATGTATTGGCACTAgtaccattttacagaagaggaaaatgaggaaacCTGAAGCACATACCAATTAATAACTTGCtcatggtcacacagcaagtggaagagctaggatttgaacccaggataTCTGGTTTCAGATCTCCAGCTCTATCATTCCACTATACTGCTTatcaaaaaaaagattaaggaaaGTCATTGAGCAGTTTCTTGTTTTGTCTTGAGGCAATGATAGTTTGGAAATgatttaaggaaattatttccattattttttgttttataaatgctTGATGTAATGCAAGGTTTGTGAGTTTGCTATTTGTCTTGTAAGGTagtagttcctttttattgaagtagactTTCTTACACTTAAGATTCTAGTATTTTGGGATTTGGTGAGTAAATGCTCAGTCCATCTCTTTCTTTCAAGATATTGCCTTGAtagtagaaatattaaaataattagagtAGGAGTAATGTAGTATTTCCAATGCAATCACAAAGGTTTAGACTGCAGGGttaatttgattatttgattatttagGAATTAATTATCCAAGTTTTAGATTATTCCTATTTTCTCAATGGCTATTTAGTAGTTCAAATCACTCTTTTGGTAAAGAGAGAAAGGTGAAATTAGTCTCTTAGCTCTATTAGATTGAGGTGGAGGTTGAAACCAATGGATAGGAGACCTGTGTATTATAACAGATCATCACTTATTTCATAGTCACATCACAATACAAAAAGCTGTGAATACAGGATTAGATAATGAGATAAATGGCAAATATAGACAGTGCTTCAGGGATTTTAGGGAAGGGACACATCCTAGGATCTAGAGCTAGTCAGTGATATTTGCTTCCAGATTGAGAAAAACAGTTACAGCTcctagtgggtttttttgttttttaatatttatttatttatttattttatttggctgcgtcgggtcttagttgcggcatgcgggctctttgttgtggcactgggattctctctaattgtggtgtgtgggctctagagcgagcgggcttagttgccctgcggcatatgggatcttagttccccaaccagggatcgaacatgtgccccctgcagtggcggggcgcggagtcctaaccactggacggccagggaattcccaaattttctggttttaaagAGGCTACCAGTTTCAAAGTAAAAAATGTGATTCCCCGAGTTTACAATTTGATTCTACTTCAAACAAAGCTTTTATAATTAACAAGCTTTTCTTTGCAGAAGTGGAATCATCAGATAAAGTGCTACGAGAGTAACAGCACCCATAAAGTAATCAAACCTGTTTGATTACAAACCATGTTTGTTCACCATGGGTAGTGTTAAAGTCTGTGTTAAGATTATCTGGTGTTGATTTCCTTCTTGATGGATTTAACGTTCTCAATCTCCAAATTACTGGCAGAAAAGCTTACCGCAGTACCACATGACTCATTTTTGCATCAAATATGTGCCATCACTTTATAAATTCTCCAATATATTGATAAAGTTCCATATAACTCTGGACCGTGGCTGGGAATCATTATGcattggtatttttgttttggtcTAAGGCAGTGAGTGGGTCTTGAACTGTGGCTGAATGTTAGAATCACTCAAGGtaatacaaaaacaaagcaaaactcctCATAAACAATGCCAGGGTCCCTCCCAACTATCAatccctggggggaggggccaaGGCAATCCTGTTTTAGGAGGTCTTCAAGCAAGTCTATTAGGGTTGAGAGTTACTGGGCCAGGGGTTTTTACGTACCATAAAGCTTCAACTGTTACTCGTGAGAACtgtgtttgtttgtctttggAACAGTGTCGACAATTATTTCATGGTAGGCTTACCCCAGCTGTCTGAATTGTGGAAATCTTTAAAAAGGTgtctatatattctttcttttctttttttccaaggtTTAAATAGACTTAATTGTTAAATAGACTTATAAACTAATGTATGTGGTCCCAGGATGTGAAGCATGGAGAAAGAGAGGTCACGAAGGTCAGCTGCAGAAGGTCACTAACTGAAGGCCATGATCTAGGGGAGGCCAGCCAGGAATGCAGTAGACATGATCAGGACAGGCTGGGGGTGGTCATGTCACAGATAAGGGAGAAGACAGCCCTCTTTACTCCTGCTTCTTGTAGCTCTCCAGGTGTGACGAGacccagccccaggcaggaggAAACAGGAAGCAGGAGGTGAGCCCAATGGCAACATCCATGGTCCTGAGCTGCTCCTGTGGTGGCTTGGAATGCATCTGGGCATGCAGCAACGGGAGCTGCAGGCCGGGCCTGTCAGGCCCCTCAGCAGCAGTGGCGGCGGAGTAGACATGACCATACCAGGTAGACTGCAGACAGCTGCCAGCCAGAGCCCAAGGTCGGGAATGAGATGTCTATATTTTGTGATTCTGATTCCTATCGTCCAATTTATCCTGAATACACTTCTGTCAGGCTTTTGCCTCCCACTCTACCAAAGCTGCTCTCTTGTCAAGAGGTTGCCAGTCATTTACATGTAACTAAACCCAATGGTCAAGTCTCAGTcctcaaattactttttttttttttttttggctgtgctgtgccttgtgggatcttggttccctgacc is a window encoding:
- the TMEM251 gene encoding transmembrane protein 251 isoform X1, which translates into the protein MVAFSEMPKPPDYSELSDSLTLAVGTGRFSGPLHRAWRMMNFRQRMGWIGVGLYLLASAAAFYYVFEINETYNRLALEHIQQHAEEPLEGTTWTHSLKARLLSLPFWFWTVIFLIPYLQMFLFLYSCTRADPKTVGYCIIPICLAVICNRHQAFVKASNQISRLQLIDT
- the TMEM251 gene encoding transmembrane protein 251 isoform X2, with product MMNFRQRMGWIGVGLYLLASAAAFYYVFEINETYNRLALEHIQQHAEEPLEGTTWTHSLKARLLSLPFWFWTVIFLIPYLQMFLFLYSCTRADPKTVGYCIIPICLAVICNRHQAFVKASNQISRLQLIDT